The window GCGTTCTTGAGTTTATCCATTCTCACTTCAGCCTTTGGCATACGTTCCCGCAGGGCTTTCTGTTCTGCGGTGTACTCATCGGACAGGGTTCTATAGTGCTCATCCGGTATACGCCCCAGCACATTGTCCTCATAGAGTCGTTTGAAAAGTGCGGTAAGCTCCAAATCCCTTTTGCGCATAACCTCCAGCTCTTTTTGCAGCGCAGTGATTTCTTTTCTCGTATCGACAGTGTTTTTGCGGTTGATGCACTCTGCAAACAGCATTTCGTCTTGCCTTGCAAAGTGGGTAACACGCTTCAGGTCATCCAAAATCACCGTAGCAAGCTGGCTTTCCCGGATGTAATGGGCTGAGCAGGTTTCCTTGCCATACTGCTTGTAGGTGGAGCAGGCGAAATTGTTTTTGCTCTCGTCCATGGTGTGAGCACGATGCAGAACCAAAGGCTTTCCACAATCGACGCAGAATACAAGTCCCGAGTAAGGGTTGGGGTTCTCCATATGCTTTCGCGGACGCTTTTTGTGTTCCCGAACCGTATGGGCGATGTCCCAAATTTCTTGATCGATGATGCCCTCATGGGTGTTCTCAAACCTCAGCCATTCGGATTCCGGGCGGATAATCTGCTTTTTGTTTTTATAGGATGCGGTAGTGTGCTTCATGCTGACCGTGTGTCCGAGATAGGTTTCATCGTCCAAAATATTGACGATGGAGTTATCCCTCCACCTGTAAGGCCTGGTGGTATCCAAGTTCGTCAATGCCACTCCTGTCTGATTAAAATAGTAATTGCTTGGATTTACCACCTGTTCTTCCGTGAGTTGCCTTGCGATTTGCTTGGGCCCTCTGCCCTCGGCACACATCTTGAAAATATGCTTGACAACTTCAGCGGCTTCCGGATCGGGAACAATCTTTTTGGGATTGCTCTCGTCTTTTTTATACCCATAGGGCGGTCTTGTTCCAACTCGTTCTCCGCGCTCAGCCTGTGCTTTCTTCACCGATCGAATCTTTTTACTGCAGTCCTTTGCATAAAAATCATTAAATAAGTTCCGGAACGGCGCAAAGTCGTTGTCCCCATAGAGCGTGTCCACCGCATCATTGATGGCAATGAACCGAACATTGTGGTTGGGAAAAGTATGCTCCATGAGAAAGCCGGTCTGCAGATAATCCCTGCCCAGGCGGCTCATGTCCTTGACAATGAGGGTTTCCACCTGCCCGCTTTCAATCAATTCCATAATCTCATTCCACGAAGGACGATTAAAGTTTGTTCCGCTGAAACCGTCATCGAACAGAAAACGAATATTCTCGAAGCCCTTTTCCTCTGCGTACCTGGTGAGAATCAGACGCTGATTCTGGATGCTGTTGCTTTCGCCTTCCCGGTCATCCTCCTGGCTCAGTCTGCCGTACAGTATGGTATATTTTTCGTTGTTTGCCATCATATAAAAATCCTCCTTCTTGTTGTGGCAAACTGAATACGGTAACCTAAGCATACCGCAACAGGTTCCACAAGTCTATTGAAATCAAGCGTTTTTAAGCGCTTTTTCGAGGTCGCTTTCAATCACCGAAAGCATCTTTTTTGTGGGAGTAGAAACACTTTTTACCGGGAACACGGAATGTACACGGAACACTCTGTCCTCCACCACCATATCCCGTTCAATGGTGTGAGAGGATTCGTCTGTGTAAACAAAGCTGTCTGCAAAGGTGCGGTGAGAGGTGCCCTCGCTGTCGCTTTGCCAAATGATATCGGCGGTTTCGTAAGCGCCGAGAATATTGGTTTTCAGATAATGCTGTGCCGCTAATTTCTCGTTTGTCATATCGCATCTCCTTTACATCTTCATTTCAAAATCGTGCCCGCTGTGGTCATCTTCCTTTTGACCGACCGCTAATTTCTTCTTCCTGCCGGTATGCTGCGGTGGTTTCGTGGAGGCATTCTTTAGGGGAACAGGGTTGTCCAGCCGTTCCAAAGCGCGCCCCAGCTGAACCACACTGCCGCCAATGCCAGCAAGGTCAAGGGAATGACGATCCACAGCGGCGTCCATGTCAGGTGCGGCAGCCGCAGCTTCGGCAGAGAAAAATGCTTCTCTTTCTGTTTCCCAGCCTGTGACAACGTCTGCTGTATCTGCAGTAGGCTCTTGCTGATTTGCTCCAGCTCCGACCCCGCAGGTAGACTGTTCAGTTGGGTTTTGATGCTGTGGAGCTGCTGTTGTAAGGTTTTCTGCTGTTTCTCCAAGTTCTCGATTCCATCCCAAATCAGTCCTTGATTGTAGAACAGGTTGTCCAGCTTCTCCTGTGTCAGAGGACAAGACGGGCTGTTCTGCAATGGCTGCTGGGGAATCGGTTCGACTGGCTGCGAGCCTGCGTTGCGCTGTTTCAATTCTTCTAAACTCAAATTCACGCTCCATCATCTCCTTTAAATAGCGGGCGTCATGGAGCTTCAAATCCCGGCAGGACATGGTGTTGGGGCAGGTGTAAGTGATGTATTTTCTGCTGTTCTCCCATCTAACGGCATAGCCCTGTCGCTCCATATTTTCAATAAAATCTTTTTTTGTGCTGCTGATTTTCATCGCAGTATCAATTGCGTTCATCAACGAAAACTTCCAACTCTGTCCCTTGGCGGCAGCGCGGTATTCCCGGGAGGCGAGACTTTGGGCCTTGCCGCCTGTGTACGGTTCCAGAGTAGTCAGCCCATATTGCTGACAAATTTGGTCTGAATATGCCCGAAGCTTTAATAGTGTTTTGGGGCCTTGATGCAATTTCTTTCCTGTTTTAAAGCTGACCGAGTTGATAATAAAATGAGAATGCAGATGCTCATTATCTACGTGAGTGGCGATAACCACCTCAAAATCCGGATAATTATCCTCCGCAAATTTAACAGCAATCTCATGAGCGGTTTTGGGTGAGATGGTTTCGCCATCCTTAAAGGCTTGGTCGTAGTGATAGAACATGGTTTGGTCAGCCTTTTTAAAGCTGTTCTTGGTTGCCATGAATTCTTGAAACGCTGTTTCGGGACAGCAATCCTTGCCGGAGATTAAGCGGATACAGCCGGTCTTATCCGCATCGGTGGAATAGGTTTGGTAGTTGACGGTGTGGTCACAATTGAATTTCTCCGGTTCGATGCACACCTTGAAATCCTGCAAAATATATTCGATTTCATTTCGCATGGAGAAGGCATTTTGCTTTTTACAGGGGATGAAGTTAACCGTTGCCATTACCGATTCACCTGGCAAAGTGCGGACAGCTTTTCATAGATATCGCTTAGCTGTGCCTTGGTTTCGGAGAGATAAACGATATTTATCCTATCCATATTAGCCAGAGTGGTAAGCTGATTGAGGTTTCTGCCGATGGCTTTTAGCTCATTAATGAGCTCCTGTACTCCATCTACTACGACAATATCTTTATCGGTTATGGCTCGTTCTAAAAATTCCGTCATGGTAACATGGCCACGCTTGGCTTTTCGTTTCAGGGATTGATAGGTGCTTTCGCTGATGCGAAAGGCAAAGGGTTTCTTTTTCATTGGCGGTTCTCCTTTGAATTTTCATTGCGCCAACGGCGCTCCATAAAGTGGGGGCCGGGGCTTCTGCCCCGAGCGAGCTGTGGCGGGCGTATAGCCCGACGCTCTGCTCGCCTCACCCAAGGGGTGAGAAATGTAGCCGAAACGCCCTCGTTTTATCTGAAATAAGTGCAAATCCGAAGTTGTCCCGGGCAGTGGCTCAATTTGCGGTTTTATTCGGGTTAGGTGGAGTTATCCACTCCGCCGTCATTCTCGCCACACAGGGGCGAACAGGGGGCAACGGTAGCGAGATTGCAGCCCTGTGACGGTGCTGACGGCAAAGACGGCAAGTTTTGGGGGCTTGATTCTACCGTCATATCGTCATTGCCGTCATAGCAGAGAGTGAACTCTCGTCGCTCAAAAGTCCTGTTCTCGGAATAATGAATTCTATTTCTACCCAGATGCTCCATGTGCTTAATGATTCTCTTCTTCAGAATTGCGGGGCTGCAATCCAGATTCAAGTTTTCTATCAGCTCGGTTGCCGTCCCGGTGAAGCTGCCTGCCGATTTTATAAAATCACAGAGAAGAAAAATTTCATCCGGTATGATCAGCTGCTCTATTTCAATCGGTTCCAGCAGCTCCCATAAAAATTTGTTCTTGTTGAACTCCAAGAACAGTTCCCGCCCCTCAATATCTCTGCCCGTGCAAATCAGCTTTGCCGTGTTTTCAGTTCGCTTGTCTTTTTGCAGTACAAAGTTTGTATCTGCACCACCTGCAATACCGCTGGTGCCCGAAATCATATTGAGCGGATCAGCATCGCCTGTTTTTCTAAGATGATGTACGAGCAGGATGGCAAGATGGTGACGGTCCGCAATTTGCTTCAGTGCGCTGATGTCATCATAATCGGAGGCATAGGGATTGACATTTGCGGAAACGGTTTTGCGAACCTTTTGCAGGGTGTCAATCACAATCAATCCTATGTCGGGATGCTCTTTGATAAAGTTTTCAATCTGATGTTCCAAACCATGGCCGATAGCATCGCTCATAATGGCAAAGTGAAGTGTCGCCGGTTGAAGTGTCGCCGGTGCTTCATCGGTAATTTCAAACAGCCTGCTTTGGATACGGGCGAAGCTGTCCTCTAAGCAGAGATACAGGACTTCGCTTTTCAGAGTTTCAAACCCCCATACCTTTTCGCCCTTTGCCACCTGTAAGCAGATCCACAGCGCCAGCCAGCTCTTGCCTATTTTCGGTGAACCTGCCAGCACATGTAGTCCTTCGGGCAACAGACCGCTGACAATGAACTTCAGCGGCTCCATGGGTGTGGTCATCAAAGTTTCCGCATCCATGGTTTCTAACTTTTTTGACATTTGCGATTCCTCCTCTTAATTCAATTTGCTTTGAGATGTGCAATAAATCGAATATTGAAAACTTCTATTCCTTGTGATACCATTGTCCTATATCCAGAAACAGAAATACACAGCGAATCGCAGAAATGCCGTTTTGCAGAAAATCGATTATTTGCGAGAGGAGTGCCTATGGAACAGTACCCACTGATTAAAATTTTCGAGGGAAGTGATAAGCTGATTTACTCCATGGCTTACGCCTATCCGGACAAGGTGACTCAGTACGCGCAAAAGTTTATTGGGAATGGGCTAATTGAATTTGTAGAAATGGATTTAGAAGAATACACAACACTGTTCACTGAAACGAAGTCCATTCCGCTCACTATGGCGAACTATCAGACAATCAGAAGCAAAATATTTGATGTTGCGCAAACTATTGCGGGCAAGCACCGCTATGTCTATTTCTTCTTGGTGGGCTTGCTGAACAACATTTTAAAAGAACCCATCTATGCCAAAGACGAATTTGAGGCTGCCTTGCTCAGACCCCTTGCAATTTGCATAGAGGAATTGGAACACATTTTAGAACTACAGGAGGTATGCACGAAAGCGGTCACCACCTGTTTGGATAAAGAAAGCCGCTCGGACAAGGAAATGTCCCAGCGGCTTTGTGAGTTTGTATCGGAGTACCCCGGCTTTGCCGAGGCTGCTGTGAAAATAAAATACGAGCTGCTGCCGAAGAAAAATGGCAAGGTGGATATGGATACGCTTAAGGATATCCATGATTGGAATCTACGGGAAACAGACGAGCTTTTGGAAATCATGCACCAGGATGGTGAGGGTGTCAGCCTGATGCCATACTATCTCTTTGAATATCTGGATGAGCTGCTTTATTTTGAGTTTACCGAGATGCTTAAAAATGCACAGTTCATTAAGCGATGCAAACTGTGCAGCCGCTATTTTGTATTGACCGATAAACGTAAGCGGGATTTTTGCGACCGGCCTTATAATGGTAATTGTACATGTAAACAGGTTGGAGCAAAGCTGTTTTATGATCAGGGCATGCAGGGTAACGATTATTTGCTTGCGTTTCTGACCTTGTACAACAAGGTTTACTCTCGCCGTTACCGTGCGGACAATAAATTGCCGGAAGAGTTTAGCGGCAAGGACATGTCCTCGGAGGAATATGCCCAGTGGGCAAAGCTGGCGCGGCAGGCTCGGAGCGATTATCTTGATGGGAAAATTACGGGTGAAGAAATGCTGGAGAAAATCAAGGTGGATTAATGGGGTACGTGTTTAGCAATTCTCTATGCAAAACAACAAAGACTGCTCCCGTTGGAACAGCCTTTGTTGTGGGATAGGATAGAACACTTGCCTTCGCTTCTAATCCATACGCCCCACCATTTTATTGATGTCACCATCACCGTCCACGAAAATTGCAACATTGGGCTCATCGTTATCATCAATCCAACCAAAGCCGAGAAAGTAGACCTGCTTTTGACCATCCATTGTGCGAGTGTCACCCATCCTTGGCTCCCATGCCGTTGCCGTCACTGTGTTTTTCGATGTTACCGGGGTGGGGGTAGGGTCGTCCCTCAAGGTGTTGCTCTCGGTCAAAATCTCCGTGGTGTCAGATGGGTTTAGCGGCTCAAAATCGATTTCTGTGTGGGTGTTGTCCTGCGGTGGAATTTGGGTGCTGATTTCGGCGCTTTCTTCGCTTACAAGAGCTTTGTTTTCTGCGGGCAGGGTGTTATCCCTAATGGTCACAGGTGCTGACACAGGGCGAACCTTGGGAACGAGTGGCTCTGATGTAGCTTGGTTGAACAGTGGAATTATTAGCAGAGAAATAATTGCTAATGCGGACACTGCTGTAATAGTTTTAGCTTTCTTTTTCATCATCGGCTTCTCCCTTCGGCATAAAAAATTGACCACAGTCATTGAGAACCTCCTCAAGACTGTGGTCATAATTTTTCAGTTCCGTTGTAAGTTCCATTCCAAGCCCGAAGCCTTGGATGAAGCTCGCCTTGCTTTGATAGTTACAAATCATTCCCAAGGCATCAATGATTCGCAGCACTGTTTTTCTATCTTCCTTTGACAGACGGTCAATCAAAATTTTGTGGTTTTCCTCCACGGATAATCTAAGCTCATTAAAATCCTGTTGCTTAAAAAAGCTATGGTACAGGTCGTCTAATCGTTTTGGCATATTCCCGCCCTCCTTTAGCAACACAAGATACCACAATTAGAAAATCATAGCTACAAGAAAATATATAAACCCCAGAAGATTGACAGTATGCACAATTATTTGCTATAATATGTATGTTGTAAGTTTACAACATACATATTAGAAAGGAGGTGTTTCCTTGAAGATAGCCCGAAAAGACAAAGTGAAGTTTGGTGCATTGGTAAATAAATTTCGGCAAAAGATGCCCCGTGATATGAATCCACTTCGCAAAGTCGCCGCCGAGTGCGATATGAACTTTTCAACACTTAATGACATTGAAAAAGGTGATGGTTTTCCTACAGAAGCGGTTGTGCTGCGGCTATCCGAAAACTTGCTTTTATCTGAAAAAGACAAGCATGGTCTTTTGGACAAATACTCGGATATTGCAAAGGTTGCACCCCCTGATATTGATAGATATCTAATTGCAGAAGACGGAAAAGCGTGGTGGGACGTCCTCCGATTAGCAGAAGGAAAAGATATCCCCCCTGACACATTTAAAGAAATCAAGAAAATAATAACCGCATTGGAGGATAAAAAAGATGAGCCAACAGAACAGCCTGAATATTAATGAGTATACAAATTTTATTTGGAAAATTGCCGATTTGCTCCGTGGTGACTATAAGCAGAGTGAATATGGTGATGTTGTTTTACCCTTTACCGTGCTTTGCCGTTTGGATAGCGTTTTGTTGGCAACGAAGGACAAGGTTTTAGAAATTGACAAGACCTCCAACTTTGGTGACAAGGTCAAAGAAAAATTGTTTGAACAAGCCACCGGCATGAAGTTTTACAACAAAAGCAACTTTACTTTCAGAAAGCTAAAAGACGATGCACCCAATATTGCAGAAAATCTGCGTGACTATATAACCTCTTTTTCTGCCAATGTGCAAGAAATTATGGAGGCATTTAATATTTATGCCCAGATTGAACGGCTTGATAAAGCCGGGCTTCTCTATATGATCATTTCCAAGTATGCCGATGAAATTGATCTGAGTCCGGAAAAGGTACCCAATGACTTGATGGGTTATATCTTTGAAGAATTGATTCGCCGTTTTTCGGAAATTTCCAACGAGACAGCCGGTGAACACTTTACCCCTCGTGAAGTTATTCGGTTAATGGTATCGCTTATTTTTAACGAGGACGGTGCCGAGCTTTCCGAAGATGGTAAAATGACCTCCCTGTACGACCCTGCGGCCGGTACGGGTGGCATGCTGGCGATTGGTTCTGATTATTTGAAGTCGCTTAATCAAACAATTTATGTAGATTGCTATGGGCAAGAGCTTAACCCGATGACCTATGCTGTTTGCAAATCGGACATGCTGATTAAGGGGCAACAGTATGACCGCATTTATCGTGGCAACAGTTTTACTGAGGATGGTACTGCCGGAAAAACTTTTTCGTACATGCTCTGCAACCCACCCTTCGGCGTGGAATGGAAGAAGTATGACAAGGCAATCAAAGAAGAAAACGAAAAGCTCGGTTTTGCCGGACGCTTTGGCGCAGGCCTACCTCGTATTTCTGACGGTTCGTTCCTATTTCTCCAACACATGATTAGTAAAATGAAGCCTGTTGATGAGGGTGGCAGCCGTATTGCCATTGTTTTTAATGGTTCTCCACTATTTACCGGTGATGCCGGTAGCGGTGAAAGTGAGATTCGCCGTTGGATTATTGAAAACGACTGGCTGGAGACCATCGTCGCTCTGCCTGACCAGATGTTTTATAACACCGGCATCTCCACTTATATTTGGATTGTCACCAATCGAAAAAGCAAACTGCGTCAAGGAAAGATACAGCTGATTAACGCTGCAGATTTTTCAGAAAAGATGCGTAAATCCTTAGGCAGCAAACGAAATCAAATTACCGATACACAGATCAATGAGATTGTTGGTATTCATAAAGACTTTTTACCCAATGAGTACAGCAAGATTTTTGACAACGAGGATTTTGGATACTGGAAAGTTACGGTCGAACGCCCTGTCCGATACAACTTTTCCTGTTGCGAAGACCGTGTTTACAGTTTGCCTATTGTCTTTCAGAAAAAGAAAAACTGTACATGGAGCTGGTCACAAAATGATTTAGATGGTCAGCCAATGCCACAGGATTTGATTGACCTTAAAAATGATTTGGTCGCCTTGGGCAATGAAGTTTACAGCGATGAAAAGCAATTTAAAGCATTAATTGCGCCAGTGGTAAAAAAGCACAAGCTCACTGCTATGCAGCAGAGAACACTGCTTTACAATGTGCTTAGTGCAGAGGATGAAAACGGTACCATTTATTTGGACGCTAAGGGAAATCAGGTTGCAAATACATCTCTGCGTGATTATGAAACCGTCCCTTTGAAAACGGATATTCAGGAGTATTTTGCGCAGGAGGTTCTGCCCCATGTGCCCGATGCATGGATTGATGAGAGCAAAACAAAAAAGGGATATGAAATTCCCTTTACACGGCAGTTTTATAAATATGTTCCGCTGCGTGCAAGCAGTGTAATTTTAAGTGAAATAAAAGCACTGGAAGATAAGATACAGGCTGATATTGCAGACTTGTTCGAGTAAGGGGGTGAAAATGTGGAGCGAAAAAGTATTAAGTTAAAGTATTTGTTTAAATTTGGAAAAGGATTAAGCATTACAAAAGAGAATCTGAGCGAGACGGGTATCCCATGTGTTAGCTACGGGCAAGTACATTCAAAATATGGTGTGATACTTGATATGTCAAAGCATGTACTTCCATTTGTATCTGAAAGCTATTTAGATACATCATCGCAAGCCCTTATTAAAAAGGGGGACTTTGTATTTGCAGATACATCGGAAGACAAAGGTGGTTCTGGTAACTTTACATGCCTTGTTAGCGATAGCAGTATTTTCGCAGGATATCATACGGTGATAGCACGCCCCGTTTCCAAAGATGTGTTTTATAAATATTTTGCGTATTTGTTTGATTCGCAGAATTTCAGAGCACAAATTCAGCAGGCCGTAAGTGGAATCAAAGTTTTTACAATTTCTCAAGGAACGCTCAAAAATACTATAGCCTCATTCCCAAATATTGATGCGCAAATTGTTATTGCAAATTACCTTGACCGAAAAACCACCCAAATTGACAGCATTATTGCTGACAAAGAAAAGCTGATTGAACTGCTGAAAGAAAAGCGGCAGGCAATTATCAGTGAAGCGGTTACACGAGGACTTGATCCATCTGTACCGATGAAAGACAGTGGAGTTGATTGGATTGGACAGATTCCTGAACATTGGGAGGTAAAGCCTTTATTCACAGTAGCATTTGAAAACAAGGCCAAGAACAGCGGAAACCAATGTGTCAACCTTTTGAGCTTAAGCTACGGAAAAATTGTTAAAAAAGATATTGATACTAACTTTGGACTGCTGCCCGAATCATTTGAAACATATCAGATTGTTGAGGGTGGATATACGATTTTGCGGTTAACTGATTTGCAGAACGATAAGCGTAGCCTGCGCTCTGGATTTGTACGCGAAAAAGGTATTATTACTTCTGCATATGTAGGTCTAATCCCCTCTGATGAGGTTGATGGGTTATTCCTTTCTGATTTGCTTCACGCTTACGATTTGATGAAAATCTTTTATAGCTTAGGAAATGGCGTTCGCCAGTCCATGAATTATAAAGATTTAAAACGACTCCCTATTCTGTTGCCGCCTAAGTCTGAGCAAAAGCAGATAAGCAATTACTTGAGAAATAAAACGGCGGAAATTGACGACTTAATATCCACCACCGAACAGCAAGTTTCTTTATTCAAAGAATACCGTCAATCCATCATTAGCGAAGCGGTAACGGGAAAAATCAAAGTTGCTGATTCCGAAATAGTAGCAACAGTAGAGCAACCAAAAGCCAAAACAAATGGTGCCAATATTCATTTCAAGCGGCGTGTGCTAGCTGCACGAATACTGGATAAGCTATGTGCTGAACCAACACTGGGACATGTTAAGTTGGAAAAATTATTGTTTCTGAGTGAATACTGCGCCCAGTTGGATCTGCACACCGAGTATGCTCGTCATGCTGCCGGGCCGTATAATCCGCAGGTGCTTCGTTCCATTGATGCCCAACTCCCAAAGGCAAAGTGGTTTGGGTACAACAAAAATAATCATGGCAGCAAATATAGTAAACTTGAAAAAAGTCTGGAATATGTGCCCTATTTCGAATCAAACTTCAGTCAGGAACAG of the Ruminiclostridium papyrosolvens DSM 2782 genome contains:
- a CDS encoding type I restriction-modification system subunit M encodes the protein MSQQNSLNINEYTNFIWKIADLLRGDYKQSEYGDVVLPFTVLCRLDSVLLATKDKVLEIDKTSNFGDKVKEKLFEQATGMKFYNKSNFTFRKLKDDAPNIAENLRDYITSFSANVQEIMEAFNIYAQIERLDKAGLLYMIISKYADEIDLSPEKVPNDLMGYIFEELIRRFSEISNETAGEHFTPREVIRLMVSLIFNEDGAELSEDGKMTSLYDPAAGTGGMLAIGSDYLKSLNQTIYVDCYGQELNPMTYAVCKSDMLIKGQQYDRIYRGNSFTEDGTAGKTFSYMLCNPPFGVEWKKYDKAIKEENEKLGFAGRFGAGLPRISDGSFLFLQHMISKMKPVDEGGSRIAIVFNGSPLFTGDAGSGESEIRRWIIENDWLETIVALPDQMFYNTGISTYIWIVTNRKSKLRQGKIQLINAADFSEKMRKSLGSKRNQITDTQINEIVGIHKDFLPNEYSKIFDNEDFGYWKVTVERPVRYNFSCCEDRVYSLPIVFQKKKNCTWSWSQNDLDGQPMPQDLIDLKNDLVALGNEVYSDEKQFKALIAPVVKKHKLTAMQQRTLLYNVLSAEDENGTIYLDAKGNQVANTSLRDYETVPLKTDIQEYFAQEVLPHVPDAWIDESKTKKGYEIPFTRQFYKYVPLRASSVILSEIKALEDKIQADIADLFE
- a CDS encoding AAA family ATPase; this encodes MSKKLETMDAETLMTTPMEPLKFIVSGLLPEGLHVLAGSPKIGKSWLALWICLQVAKGEKVWGFETLKSEVLYLCLEDSFARIQSRLFEITDEAPATLQPATLHFAIMSDAIGHGLEHQIENFIKEHPDIGLIVIDTLQKVRKTVSANVNPYASDYDDISALKQIADRHHLAILLVHHLRKTGDADPLNMISGTSGIAGGADTNFVLQKDKRTENTAKLICTGRDIEGRELFLEFNKNKFLWELLEPIEIEQLIIPDEIFLLCDFIKSAGSFTGTATELIENLNLDCSPAILKKRIIKHMEHLGRNRIHYSENRTFERREFTLCYDGNDDMTVESSPQNLPSLPSAPSQGCNLATVAPCSPLCGENDGGVDNST
- a CDS encoding DUF6809 family protein, whose amino-acid sequence is MPKRLDDLYHSFFKQQDFNELRLSVEENHKILIDRLSKEDRKTVLRIIDALGMICNYQSKASFIQGFGLGMELTTELKNYDHSLEEVLNDCGQFFMPKGEADDEKES
- a CDS encoding plasmid mobilization protein, yielding MKKKPFAFRISESTYQSLKRKAKRGHVTMTEFLERAITDKDIVVVDGVQELINELKAIGRNLNQLTTLANMDRINIVYLSETKAQLSDIYEKLSALCQVNR
- a CDS encoding relaxase/mobilization nuclease domain-containing protein, producing MATVNFIPCKKQNAFSMRNEIEYILQDFKVCIEPEKFNCDHTVNYQTYSTDADKTGCIRLISGKDCCPETAFQEFMATKNSFKKADQTMFYHYDQAFKDGETISPKTAHEIAVKFAEDNYPDFEVVIATHVDNEHLHSHFIINSVSFKTGKKLHQGPKTLLKLRAYSDQICQQYGLTTLEPYTGGKAQSLASREYRAAAKGQSWKFSLMNAIDTAMKISSTKKDFIENMERQGYAVRWENSRKYITYTCPNTMSCRDLKLHDARYLKEMMEREFEFRRIETAQRRLAASRTDSPAAIAEQPVLSSDTGEAGQPVLQSRTDLGWNRELGETAENLTTAAPQHQNPTEQSTCGVGAGANQQEPTADTADVVTGWETEREAFFSAEAAAAAPDMDAAVDRHSLDLAGIGGSVVQLGRALERLDNPVPLKNASTKPPQHTGRKKKLAVGQKEDDHSGHDFEMKM
- a CDS encoding restriction endonuclease subunit S → MERKSIKLKYLFKFGKGLSITKENLSETGIPCVSYGQVHSKYGVILDMSKHVLPFVSESYLDTSSQALIKKGDFVFADTSEDKGGSGNFTCLVSDSSIFAGYHTVIARPVSKDVFYKYFAYLFDSQNFRAQIQQAVSGIKVFTISQGTLKNTIASFPNIDAQIVIANYLDRKTTQIDSIIADKEKLIELLKEKRQAIISEAVTRGLDPSVPMKDSGVDWIGQIPEHWEVKPLFTVAFENKAKNSGNQCVNLLSLSYGKIVKKDIDTNFGLLPESFETYQIVEGGYTILRLTDLQNDKRSLRSGFVREKGIITSAYVGLIPSDEVDGLFLSDLLHAYDLMKIFYSLGNGVRQSMNYKDLKRLPILLPPKSEQKQISNYLRNKTAEIDDLISTTEQQVSLFKEYRQSIISEAVTGKIKVADSEIVATVEQPKAKTNGANIHFKRRVLAARILDKLCAEPTLGHVKLEKLLFLSEYCAQLDLHTEYARHAAGPYNPQVLRSIDAQLPKAKWFGYNKNNHGSKYSKLEKSLEYVPYFESNFSQEQSDCIDRILGLLRTLDTEHCEIIATLYGAWNDFLIEGQTPGDDQIVDEVLTHWSEEKKRIDRARWLKALEWMRKNHMIPCGYGSKTKRRDS
- a CDS encoding recombinase family protein — encoded protein: MMANNEKYTILYGRLSQEDDREGESNSIQNQRLILTRYAEEKGFENIRFLFDDGFSGTNFNRPSWNEIMELIESGQVETLIVKDMSRLGRDYLQTGFLMEHTFPNHNVRFIAINDAVDTLYGDNDFAPFRNLFNDFYAKDCSKKIRSVKKAQAERGERVGTRPPYGYKKDESNPKKIVPDPEAAEVVKHIFKMCAEGRGPKQIARQLTEEQVVNPSNYYFNQTGVALTNLDTTRPYRWRDNSIVNILDDETYLGHTVSMKHTTASYKNKKQIIRPESEWLRFENTHEGIIDQEIWDIAHTVREHKKRPRKHMENPNPYSGLVFCVDCGKPLVLHRAHTMDESKNNFACSTYKQYGKETCSAHYIRESQLATVILDDLKRVTHFARQDEMLFAECINRKNTVDTRKEITALQKELEVMRKRDLELTALFKRLYEDNVLGRIPDEHYRTLSDEYTAEQKALRERMPKAEVRMDKLKNALTNVDRFIEKAKKYTDITELTPELLRMFIAKVVVGEKAEKYSRTAPQDIWIHYRDIGMLNDVKEEFDIPSMEKFYGIDDEMMFDDELPAAI
- a CDS encoding DUF6550 family protein is translated as MMKKKAKTITAVSALAIISLLIIPLFNQATSEPLVPKVRPVSAPVTIRDNTLPAENKALVSEESAEISTQIPPQDNTHTEIDFEPLNPSDTTEILTESNTLRDDPTPTPVTSKNTVTATAWEPRMGDTRTMDGQKQVYFLGFGWIDDNDEPNVAIFVDGDGDINKMVGRMD
- a CDS encoding DUF6076 domain-containing protein; amino-acid sequence: MEQYPLIKIFEGSDKLIYSMAYAYPDKVTQYAQKFIGNGLIEFVEMDLEEYTTLFTETKSIPLTMANYQTIRSKIFDVAQTIAGKHRYVYFFLVGLLNNILKEPIYAKDEFEAALLRPLAICIEELEHILELQEVCTKAVTTCLDKESRSDKEMSQRLCEFVSEYPGFAEAAVKIKYELLPKKNGKVDMDTLKDIHDWNLRETDELLEIMHQDGEGVSLMPYYLFEYLDELLYFEFTEMLKNAQFIKRCKLCSRYFVLTDKRKRDFCDRPYNGNCTCKQVGAKLFYDQGMQGNDYLLAFLTLYNKVYSRRYRADNKLPEEFSGKDMSSEEYAQWAKLARQARSDYLDGKITGEEMLEKIKVD